One Stigmatopora argus isolate UIUO_Sarg chromosome 20, RoL_Sarg_1.0, whole genome shotgun sequence genomic region harbors:
- the prox3 gene encoding prospero homeobox 3 gives MDSCPDLFDPRAQPFPPLFVGTEAPGGPAGGFGPPAFPLFGRRLGRPRQPPRAAEGGASAHGGSEKRAGARRSPHSSGAKRTKPGEGDGGGGELRRRRRAELKEQLEEAGEKLRALQEKVLRAFGESHLDQEENGRGREDDEDPEPQRPSADNPPFSPIYGFRRGEDARRETAPTGRGGVAEGVGLWLDWDEDDHDDRDFARALKAELGGAVARVIDRVLCLYGPDAHEGAGQRAGEDDDEEEDPGGVEERHEEAARGRTTNGSPPPGVRCAVLPSPDLHKAGPPPPGHPDLPLRPPGPPLLLAPAPRSKEPPLETPPSPFPAPPLTLPLLQYSMQQLFSRSLQHPQMAHPPPPSRKDFLHPEAFLEFPSHSSFPPLPFVGHLGPSLLRHAHGQAGRERDRGVRGAALMDVGELYLNAGGAQEGLSPCHLKKAKLLFFYARYPSSNTLKTYFPDVKFNRCVTSQMIKWFSNFREFFYIQMERFARQAVREALDRDGAPRLGRESQLRLGRDTELYRILNMHYNKSNIYQVPERFIEVSEVALREFHLAIWTGRDSDPCWKKGIYKIICKLDSAVPDSFRLPGCPVG, from the exons ATGGACTCGTGCCCGGATCTCTTTGATCCACGAGCGCAGCCCTTCCCGCCGCTCTTCGTCGGCACGGAAGCGCCGGGAGGGCCGGCGGGCGGCTTCGGGCCTCCCGCCTTCCCCCTCTTTGGGCGGCGCCTCGGTCGCCCGCGCCAACCCCCCCGCGCGGCAGAAGGCGGGGCGTCGGCCCACGGGGGGTCCGAGAAGCGAGCGGGCGCCCGGCGATCGCCGCATTCGTCCGGGGCCAAAAGGACCAAGCCGGGGgagggcgacggcggcggcggcgagctcAGGAGGCGCAGGAGAGCCGAGTTGAAGGAGCAACTGGAGGAGGCCGGGGAGAAGCTGCGGGCCCTGCAGGAGAAGGTCCTCAGGGCCTTTGGGGAGAGCCACTTGGACCAAGAGGAAAATGGGAGGGGCCGGGAGGACGACGAGGACCCGGAACCCCAGCGGCCCTCCGCCGACAACCCGCCCTTCTCGCCTATTTACGGCTTCCGGCGGGGAGAAGATGCGCGAAGGGAGACGGCGCCGACGGGAAGGGGCGGCGTGGCGGAGGGCGTGGGCCTGTGGTTGGACTGGGACGaggacgaccacgacgaccgcGACTTCGCCCGCGCCTTGAAGGCGGAGCTGGGCGGCGCCGTGGCGCGGGTCATCGACCGCGTCCTTTGCCTGTACGGCCCGGATGCCCacgagggggcggggcaaagGGCCGgggaggatgatgatgaggaggaggaccCCGGGGGCGTGGAGGAGAGGCACGAGGAGGCGGCGAGGGGCCGAACCACCAACGGCTCGCCCCCTCCTGGCGTCCGGTGCGCGGTTCTGCCGTCGCCCGACCTTCACAAGGCGGGCCCGCCTCCGCCCGGTCACCCCGACCTGCCCCTCCGCCCCCCAGGGCCTCCTCTTCTCCTGGCCCCGGCGCCCCGATCCAAGGAGCCCCCTCTGGAGACGCCCCCCTCGCCCTTCCCCGCCCCTCCGCTGACCCTCCCGCTCCTCCAGTACTCCATGCAGCAACTCTTCTCCCGTTCCCTCCAGCACCCGCAGATGGCCCACCCGCCGCCCCCGTCCCGCAAAGATTTCCTCCACCCGGAGGCCTTCCTGGAGTTCCCCTCGCACTCTTCCTTCCCCCCGCTGCCCTTCGTGGGTCACCTGGGCCCCTCCCTTTTGCGCCACGCCCATGGCCAGGCGGGCAGGGAGCGCGACAGGGGGGTGCGGGGAGCGGCGCTGATGGACGTAGGAGAGCTTTACCTGAACGCGGGGGGA GCTCAAGAGGGCTTATCTCCTTGCCACTTGAAGAAAGCCAAACTCCTGTTCTTCTACGCTCGCTACCCCAGCTCCAACACGCTCAAGACCTACTTCCCCGATGTTAAG TTCAACCGCTGCGTGACCTCCCAGATGATCAAATGGTTCAGCAACTTCCGAGAGTTCTTCTACATCCAGATGGAGCGCTTTGCCAGGCAGGCTGTCCGCGAGGCTCTCGACCG GGACGGGGCACCTCGCTTGGGCAGAGAGAGTCAGCTGCGACTGGGTCGGGATACCGAGCTCTACCGTATACTCAACATGCATTACAATAAGAGTAACATCTACCAG GTCCCGGAGAGGTTTATCGAGGTCTCCGAGGTGGCCCTGAGGGAGTTCCACTTGGCCATTTGGACAGGCAGAGACAGCGACCCTTGCTGGAAGAAGGGAATATACAAAATCATCTGTAAACTGGACAGCGCCGTGCCAGATTCCTTCCGACTACCAGGCTGTCCGGTCGGCTGA
- the tmem179ba gene encoding transmembrane protein 179B isoform X1 — MKLLPRTNNKVKQNYNDREEFYFGFAINEESSNSNTSLLTFTLKRLSGLFLPSSRRPHGRSGGESRRWMWMMELTGLLVLELVLYASCFICGIITAASLTIFQGHFGGSCMLYGLVTFNASASVFAVQAPSSASLCYFVSAISVTVAVVCFSLSIYWLYSACVEGDLRRERSWANVALVTCGVFLFFLLISGCVLKMGRDALCHSVLRSASNISSCEEAQTKKWLSPVKGDAFYSSLRNAETAAWVNFFFWLLIGALLFVQKRRPSGPKVLAGAAGGPVGGLFGDPGVTVAETEPFFNRPGKPQ, encoded by the exons ATGAAACTGTTGCCCAGAACTAATAATAAAGTAAAACAGAACTACAATGACAGAGAGGAGTTCTATTTCGGATTTGCTATCAATGAAGAGAGTTCAAATTCCAACACTTCCCTTTTGACTTTTACTTTGAAACGCCTGTCCGGATTATTTCTACCTTCCTCACGCCGTCCTCACGGCCGCAGCGGAGGAGAATCTCGCCGTTGGATGTGGATGATGGAGCTCACCGGTTTGTTGGTGCTGGAGTTGGTCCTGTACGCCAGTTGCTTCATCTGCGGGATTATCACCGCCGCCTCCCTCACCATCTTCCAG GGACATTTTGGAGGTTCCTGCATGCTCTACGGACTGGTGACCTTCAACGCCTCGGCGAGCGTCTTCGCCGTCCAGGCGCCCAGCTCCGCCTCCTTGTGTTACTTCGTGTCGGCCATTTCCGTCACGGTGGCCGTGGTGTGCTTCTCCCTCTCCATTTACTGGTTGTACTCGGCGTGCGTGGAAGGAGACCTTCGCAG GGAACGCTCGTGGGCTAACGTGGCGCTGGTCACGTGCGgcgtcttcctcttcttcctgctCATCTCGGGCTGCGTCCTGAAGATGGGGCGGGACGCGCTTTGCCACTCGGTCCTGCGCAGCGCGTCCAACATCAGCAG CTGCGAGGAGGCCCAGACCAAGAAATGGCTGAGCCCCGTCAAAGGTGACGCCTTCTACAGCAGCCTGCGGAACGCCGAG ACGGCCGCGTGGGTCAACTTCTTCTTCTGGCTGCTCATCGGCGCGCTGCTCTTCGTTCAGAAGCGCCGACCCTCGGGGCCCAAGGTCCTGGCGGGCGCCGCCGGCGGACCGGTCGGCGGGCTTTTCGGGGACCCGGGGGTGACGGTCGCCGAGACGGAACCCTTTTTCAACCGTCCCGGAAAACCTCAGTGA
- the tmem179ba gene encoding transmembrane protein 179B isoform X2 gives MWMMELTGLLVLELVLYASCFICGIITAASLTIFQGHFGGSCMLYGLVTFNASASVFAVQAPSSASLCYFVSAISVTVAVVCFSLSIYWLYSACVEGDLRRERSWANVALVTCGVFLFFLLISGCVLKMGRDALCHSVLRSASNISSCEEAQTKKWLSPVKGDAFYSSLRNAETAAWVNFFFWLLIGALLFVQKRRPSGPKVLAGAAGGPVGGLFGDPGVTVAETEPFFNRPGKPQ, from the exons ATGTGGATGATGGAGCTCACCGGTTTGTTGGTGCTGGAGTTGGTCCTGTACGCCAGTTGCTTCATCTGCGGGATTATCACCGCCGCCTCCCTCACCATCTTCCAG GGACATTTTGGAGGTTCCTGCATGCTCTACGGACTGGTGACCTTCAACGCCTCGGCGAGCGTCTTCGCCGTCCAGGCGCCCAGCTCCGCCTCCTTGTGTTACTTCGTGTCGGCCATTTCCGTCACGGTGGCCGTGGTGTGCTTCTCCCTCTCCATTTACTGGTTGTACTCGGCGTGCGTGGAAGGAGACCTTCGCAG GGAACGCTCGTGGGCTAACGTGGCGCTGGTCACGTGCGgcgtcttcctcttcttcctgctCATCTCGGGCTGCGTCCTGAAGATGGGGCGGGACGCGCTTTGCCACTCGGTCCTGCGCAGCGCGTCCAACATCAGCAG CTGCGAGGAGGCCCAGACCAAGAAATGGCTGAGCCCCGTCAAAGGTGACGCCTTCTACAGCAGCCTGCGGAACGCCGAG ACGGCCGCGTGGGTCAACTTCTTCTTCTGGCTGCTCATCGGCGCGCTGCTCTTCGTTCAGAAGCGCCGACCCTCGGGGCCCAAGGTCCTGGCGGGCGCCGCCGGCGGACCGGTCGGCGGGCTTTTCGGGGACCCGGGGGTGACGGTCGCCGAGACGGAACCCTTTTTCAACCGTCCCGGAAAACCTCAGTGA